From the genome of Nitrospirota bacterium, one region includes:
- a CDS encoding MT-A70 family methyltransferase, whose translation MDIIQDFIRCTGNKKFRTILADPPWQFNNRTGKMAPEHKRLSRYKTLSLREICEIPVQVAADQPAHLYLWVPNALLNEGLEVMKAWGFTYKTNIIWHKVRKDGGPDGRGVGFYFRNTTEIVLFGIRGPLRTLKPGRTQVNIIRSQKQEHSRKPDELYKIIEACSPGPFLELFARGKRNGWHVWGNQADNYDITWETYKNNSNSNGKVIPFRKKDAKIVPSQHVLALREKQAAYASRVPRKKVE comes from the coding sequence GTGGATATTATCCAGGATTTTATTCGATGCACCGGAAATAAGAAGTTTCGGACAATCCTCGCCGATCCGCCTTGGCAGTTTAATAATCGTACGGGCAAGATGGCCCCCGAGCATAAACGGCTCAGTCGTTATAAAACCCTCTCCCTTCGCGAGATTTGTGAAATCCCCGTCCAGGTCGCCGCAGATCAGCCAGCACATCTGTATCTTTGGGTGCCCAATGCTCTGTTAAACGAAGGCTTGGAGGTAATGAAAGCGTGGGGGTTTACTTACAAGACGAACATTATCTGGCATAAAGTAAGAAAGGATGGGGGGCCTGATGGTCGTGGTGTAGGTTTTTATTTTAGAAACACCACTGAGATAGTTCTCTTTGGTATTCGCGGTCCCCTTCGGACACTCAAGCCGGGCCGGACGCAGGTGAATATCATCAGGTCACAAAAGCAAGAACATAGCCGAAAACCGGACGAGCTTTATAAAATAATTGAAGCATGCAGCCCCGGTCCTTTTCTTGAACTGTTTGCTCGCGGCAAAAGAAACGGCTGGCATGTTTGGGGCAATCAAGCCGACAATTATGATATAACGTGGGAAACTTATAAGAACAATAGTAATAGTAATGGCAAAGTAATCCCATTTCGGAAGAAAGACGCGAAAATTGTGCCAAGCCAGCATGTGTTGGCATTACGGGAAAAACAAGCGGCCTATGCTAGTCGCGTACCACGTAAGAAAGTGGAGTGA
- a CDS encoding restriction endonuclease, with translation MSAGHFPKEIYNKFEVHEWKHASAILKHDFPNEWEDILAMLRAFKLKKSWITEGGGNKTELAKWIDDFLGARGWKEKQFSTAVIVDEAKLESPTHKVDCYKNRVALELEWNNKDPFYDRDLNNFRLLFDLRAISVGLIMTRCDELQEIFNKLGRGKSYGNSTTHMSKLLPRIEGGSGAGCPVIVIGITKKLYAEEE, from the coding sequence ATGAGCGCAGGTCATTTCCCAAAAGAGATATACAACAAGTTTGAAGTCCATGAATGGAAACATGCCTCGGCGATATTGAAGCATGACTTTCCGAACGAGTGGGAAGATATTCTCGCCATGCTGCGAGCCTTCAAACTCAAGAAGTCTTGGATTACGGAGGGCGGCGGCAATAAGACCGAACTAGCAAAATGGATTGATGATTTTCTGGGGGCAAGAGGATGGAAGGAAAAGCAGTTTTCTACAGCAGTCATTGTAGATGAAGCAAAGCTTGAGTCACCGACACATAAGGTTGATTGCTACAAGAACCGGGTCGCTCTTGAGCTAGAGTGGAACAATAAGGACCCCTTCTACGACCGGGATTTAAACAATTTTCGATTACTCTTCGATCTTCGAGCGATTAGCGTTGGTTTGATCATGACACGCTGTGATGAGTTACAGGAAATTTTTAATAAACTCGGACGGGGCAAGTCATACGGAAATTCGACGACACATATGTCGAAGTTGCTGCCACGCATTGAGGGCGGCAGTGGGGCAGGCTGTCCAGTTATTGTTATTGGTATAACAAAGAAGCTTTACGCGGAGGAAGAATAA